The genome window TATTAGCAAGGAAATTGATGAGATGGTGGTGGCTTGTGTCAGTCCACTCATCGGACATCTGCAATATACTCATATGCAAGCATAATATCTTAGGATGGAGAACCAAAGAATAGCAGAGGGACAGCACAACGAGCAAGCAACCTAGCAGAGGCTGCAGAGTGAGGGAtgggggaggagagagaggaaGATGGAGAGGGAAAGGCACACACCTTCATCGGAGGAGCTCATCACGAATATTGGCAGCCACTTGAACTGGCAGAGGGCACTGGCTACACCGCTCACTAGAGAGGAGGATGATGCATGGGAAACAGAACAGCACACGGAGGAGGAATCATGAGCGGGAGTGGGAAATCGTGCATGGGAAGGGAGGAGTCGTGTGCGGGAGAAATTACAGCCATCGTTTGGATTTACCTGCGTGTCTCCCTTGCTTTGTGTTTCTGTGGTGCTCTTGTACTCCCATACGTAGGCCCAGTTAAACAGGCTTCAAAAAACAGAGCAACCAATCTGGTTGTCCCTGTTCTAGTCGGACGACTAGCTTTCTGAATTCTGATCGAGCTAATCGTCTTGGCACCTCCAGTCCAGTCGATTAGGATGGTTAATGGTGAACACCACTGATGGTGATAATAGGTGCTTTACCTATGTAGGGTGTATTAGAGAAAACAAGTGAGCTAATCCTAAGGTCCGTAGTGTCATTCTTCCAAGATAAGAGTATACATGTCCCTTATGAGAAGCATAATTCAAGTAATGATTGACATTTGACAATTCATATTGCCATAGTGCTTCATGTGTAATATAAGGAAGATCTCATGGAGGATACTCTGATTTTTGCGGGAAACTTGATTATTTGTGTTGATATGCAATCCTGAACAATCTACAATAATGTATTGCCAGATTCCGCACCTGCTAGTTTGACCAGTGATTGGTTGAAAATTATGTATCAAGCAATATGAAGATATGGAATCTGTACATTTAATGTGTTTATTCCAGTTATCTCCTAAGATCAGATCTGATTTATTAACAACCTGTCTATCTGTTCAGTTGCTGTGAATCCCGCTCTTTTCCTGTTACCTGTTATGAAAAAATTAGTGCTATTCACTTACACCTTCCCTTTTTCTGTCAGGGAAGGAGAATCATCACCTCCAATTACATGTAAGTTCTGATTTGCATTAAGAAATTTGTAGTAAAATTGAAATTATATTGAACATGTTTGGATATTGGTTTTACAGTCCATGACTTCATGGGACAACATGTGTTTACGGAGCAAGTAGCTGTATCTGCTGCACCAGGGACAACTCATCCTTGCCCATATGTGGCATACTTGCATCCTCTTCCACCACTGACATCGTCAAGCTCCCATGTCCCTGAGAGAACCACTGATCGTACTGCATACCATGATCATTGGAACCCCATGGTTGGGCCATCAGATGTTAGGCCCATGCAAACAATGCAACCTGCTGATTTCCATCATAGCCATTGGGCACATGTGCCCCATTCTTATGCTCAACCCAACAGCAACAATGAGCAGCCAGGAATCCCTTTTGGAACAAGGGCTACACGGGTTGATGGTGATAGCCAACGTCGAATATCTGTTGTTTCTCCATCTTACTTCAGCAATGGGTAAATTATACTCATCCCTCGTGAGTTATGTTATGACTATGCTACGAAAATATGAGATTTTGAATTCATGCATTGTACTCTGAGAAGATGGAACCATTTTTTTAGTAAAATGAATCTAAACAAACAGTGAACACCTGAGTCTCTTAGCAGATGTGAGATATCATCTGTGAACACTGTTAAAAAAATTCTTTACCATATTTCTTGATGTTACATTGGTGCCGTTGCTTTGACTGCATTACTCAATTTCCCATTGTTTAACCTTTATCTGACATAATAGGCTGGGAGGATAAATATAGAACAAAAGCTAGATTGTTAGAACATCAAGTATTGCCATACAATCTAGCATCTTATCCATCGCTGTGAATACTGCTGTTATGATGATTTTCTTGTTTGCAGATCTAGACCTCCCAGTGTTCCTCCTCTGATGCCTCAGTTCATGAGGGCCCATGGCAGCATCAATGAACAATACCAACAGAATTCATCATCTAGCCTATTTGCTGGGGCACATAGGTCAGGAGGCATGCGACCTGCGCCGACACCTCTACCAGAGAACCCCACCTTTTCCTTGTTCCCACCGGGTTCATCCGGCCATAGTTCGATGGAGACTGATGACGCTGGAGGAAGCCAGTTCTATGCCTGGGAGCGTGACCGGTTCGCCCCATTTCCGTTGATGCCTGTGGACTGCGAGATAAGCTGGTGGACCTCACAGCAGCAGTCTCATAGCACATCAGAGCCTTCATCTGCTCCAAGGAGGCTATTCGGGCAATGGCTCGGCGTCGGCAGGTCGTCCCCTGAAAATAGACCACCCGAGGGCTCTTCGTATCGGCAAATGATGCCTGTGGACTGCGAGACAAGCTGGTGGTCCTCACAGCATCAGTCTCATAGCACATCGGAGCCTACATCTGCTCCAAGGAGGCTATTCGGGCAATGGCTCGGCGTCAGCAGGTCGTCCCCTGAGAACAGATCGCCCGAGGGCTCTTCGTATCGGCAAATGCACTCGCCACGGATGTAGACCATCGCTGCTGGCAATCCAATTTAATTTGGAACCCGAGATGCTTGTAAGAAACGATGGGAAACCCATTGTATTATGTTAGGCCAGGCTGGGCCGTAAAACTTTGGGACGATGTTCGAGGGGCGAGAAACAGGAAATCATCCGGCTGAGAGGATATTTTGATTTGGTTTATGTGAATTCTATCTCGTACATATTTGAAATCAAGTTGGGATGTTAGGAGTCatgctgcaattctgttgatcgaCGGCTTTCAAATGCTATTAAATTTACGTTGCAATGGTACCTGTTGAACCGAAGATGGTTTTATGTTCGTGTCGCATGTGAAGGATTACCTTTCATGCGGTTTTCAATAGGGCAAAATAAAATCTTAATTAAACTCTTACCATTGACTTGCAGTGATTGGTATTTTGTTAGCACTGTAAAATGTTGAAGTACGACACAGAATATCGGCACTAGGGCAGAAGGTTCTTTGTGGAAGGTTCATATTAATAAAAAAAAGGCTGCTGTTTTAGTGTATTTTTAGTGGCGGAAGTGAGAGGGGAGACAGCTTATCTGTTAGAGCTAGTTTGAGAGTCTAAAAACTGGAGGGGTTAGAGAGGCTAAAAtcctcttcttatttaaaattgaataaggaTGACATTTTAGCCCCTTCAATTCTCTCCGGTTTTGTGGCTCCTAAACTAACCTTAGGTCAACTTTCATCCTGCAACGGATAACTTAATACTGGACTGCACCGTCGTCGTCGAGGCAGATTCCGACCA of Zea mays cultivar B73 chromosome 8, Zm-B73-REFERENCE-NAM-5.0, whole genome shotgun sequence contains these proteins:
- the LOC100381535 gene encoding uncharacterized protein LOC100381535, with amino-acid sequence MGVSAEPKEQAASAAALAVEDEAGGKEDKAAAVSCSICLDAVLAAFGERSTARLHCGHEFHLDCIGSAFNAKGGMQCPNCRKIEKGNWLYANGFRPAHDVSMDEWAHDEDLYDVSYSEMPFRFHWCPFGRLAQLPSLFEEGESSPPITFHDFMGQHVFTEQVAVSAAPGTTHPCPYVAYLHPLPPLTSSSSHVPERTTDRTAYHDHWNPMVGPSDVRPMQTMQPADFHHSHWAHVPHSYAQPNSNNEQPGIPFGTRATRVDGDSQRRISVVSPSYFSNGSRPPSVPPLMPQFMRAHGSINEQYQQNSSSSLFAGAHRSGGMRPAPTPLPENPTFSLFPPGSSGHSSMETDDAGGSQFYAWERDRFAPFPLMPVDCEISWWTSQQQSHSTSEPSSAPRRLFGQWLGVGRSSPENRPPEGSSYRQMMPVDCETSWWSSQHQSHSTSEPTSAPRRLFGQWLGVSRSSPENRSPEGSSYRQMHSPRM